From Silvimonas iriomotensis, a single genomic window includes:
- a CDS encoding ABC-F family ATP-binding cassette domain-containing protein encodes MIILKNVALRRGTKVLLDNASVTLNPGEKVGLVGRNGAGKSSLFAVLNGSLHEDGGDVSIPSQWRMSQVAQDMPETAQTATEFVVEGDTTLLAAQQEVTEAEAGEDYMRMAHAYTALNDAGAHDAPARAQALILGLGFSVAELQQPVNSFSGGWRMRLQLARALMCPSDLLLLDEPTNHLDLDALVWLEAWLKQYAGTMVVISHDREFLDAVTNVTLHVDNAKLVRYGGNYSKFEDMRAEQLVLQQAALAKQQEKMAHLQKFIDRFKAKASKAKQAQSRVKALERMEKIAPVLADAEFQFEFKEPQSLPNSMLSMTGAVFGYPAPEGAPQDTPPTVIVRNVNRTVLAGQRIGILGANGQGKSTLVKTVAEALQAVGGEIIRGKGLNIGYFSQQELDVLRPDDDPLQHMFRLVRDTPAAMRPSANDCREQGLRNFLGTFNFSGDMVKQAVGSMSGGEKARLVLCMIVWQRPNLLLLDEPTNHLDLATREALSVALNEFEGSVMLVSHDRALLRAVCDEFWMVSRGGVSDFAGDLDDYQVYLLEEAKRRREEAAGKR; translated from the coding sequence ATGATCATTCTGAAAAACGTGGCCTTGCGCCGCGGCACCAAAGTCCTGCTCGACAACGCGTCGGTGACGCTCAATCCCGGCGAGAAAGTCGGCCTGGTCGGCCGCAACGGCGCCGGCAAATCCTCGCTGTTCGCGGTGCTGAACGGCTCGCTGCACGAAGACGGAGGCGATGTGTCGATCCCGTCGCAGTGGCGCATGTCGCAGGTGGCACAGGACATGCCGGAAACAGCGCAGACGGCGACCGAGTTTGTGGTCGAAGGCGATACCACCCTGCTCGCCGCGCAGCAGGAGGTGACCGAGGCCGAGGCCGGCGAAGACTACATGCGCATGGCGCACGCCTATACCGCACTCAACGATGCCGGCGCCCACGACGCGCCGGCACGGGCGCAGGCGCTGATTCTCGGGTTGGGTTTCAGCGTTGCCGAGCTGCAGCAGCCGGTGAACAGCTTTTCCGGCGGCTGGCGCATGCGGCTGCAACTGGCGCGTGCGCTGATGTGTCCGTCCGACCTGCTGCTGCTGGACGAGCCAACCAACCACCTGGATCTGGACGCGCTGGTATGGCTGGAAGCGTGGTTGAAGCAATACGCCGGCACCATGGTGGTAATCAGCCATGACCGCGAATTCCTCGATGCCGTCACCAACGTGACGCTGCACGTCGACAATGCCAAGCTGGTGCGCTACGGCGGCAATTACAGCAAGTTCGAGGACATGCGTGCCGAACAGCTGGTCCTGCAGCAAGCGGCACTGGCCAAACAGCAGGAAAAGATGGCGCACCTGCAAAAGTTTATCGATCGCTTCAAGGCCAAGGCCAGCAAGGCGAAGCAGGCGCAGAGCCGGGTCAAGGCGCTGGAGCGGATGGAGAAGATCGCGCCGGTGCTGGCCGATGCCGAATTCCAGTTCGAATTCAAAGAGCCGCAGAGCCTGCCGAACTCGATGTTGTCGATGACCGGCGCGGTGTTCGGCTATCCGGCGCCGGAGGGCGCGCCGCAAGACACGCCGCCGACGGTGATCGTGCGCAACGTGAACCGCACCGTGCTGGCCGGGCAGCGTATCGGCATTCTCGGTGCCAACGGCCAGGGCAAGTCGACGCTGGTGAAAACCGTGGCCGAGGCGCTGCAGGCGGTCGGTGGCGAGATCATTCGTGGCAAGGGGCTCAATATCGGCTACTTCTCGCAGCAGGAGCTGGACGTGCTGCGGCCGGACGACGATCCGCTGCAGCACATGTTCCGTCTGGTGCGCGACACCCCGGCGGCGATGCGGCCGTCGGCCAACGATTGCCGCGAGCAGGGGTTGCGCAATTTCCTCGGCACCTTCAACTTCAGCGGCGACATGGTGAAGCAGGCGGTCGGCAGCATGAGCGGCGGCGAGAAGGCGCGGCTGGTGCTGTGCATGATCGTGTGGCAGCGGCCGAACCTGCTACTGCTGGATGAACCGACCAACCATCTGGACCTTGCCACCCGCGAGGCGCTGAGCGTGGCGCTGAACGAGTTCGAAGGCTCGGTGATGCTGGTCAGCCACGACCGGGCGTTGCTGCGCGCGGTGTGCGACGAATTCTGGATGGTGTCGCGTGGCGGGGTCAGCGATTTCGCGGGCGATCTGGACGATTACCAGGTCTACCTGCTGGAAGAGGCCAAGCGCCGACGAGAAGAGGCGGCCGGCAAGCGTTAA
- a CDS encoding phosphoketolase family protein → MAQKALPKDLIDKMHAYWRAANYLSVGQIYLLDNPLLKKPLKREHVKPRLLGHWGTTPGLNFVYVHLNRVIKERSLSVAYIAGPGHGGPGLVANTWLEGTYGEVYPSIGQTADGMQRLFKQFSFPGGIPSHVAPETPGSMHEGGELGYSVSHAFGAAFDNPNLVVACVVGDGEAETGPLATSWHSNKYLHPIDDGFVLPILHLNGYKIANPTLLSRIPHDELQKLFEGYGYKPHFVEVGKDVHDYADMHQRFAATLDTVLDELDAIRKNALKEQKAGKPLTRPKWPMIILRSPKGWTGPVEIDGKKVEDYWRSHQVPFSDMTPEHVKNLEDWLKSYKPKELFTDDGALKAELQELAPKGELRMGANPHVHGQVTRDLKMPDFRKYAVEVKKPGTINAEATRVMGKFLRDVMKDNLDAKNFRIFGPDETASNRWQDVYDVTGKQWQADYKPEDADNDFLAQNGRVMEILSEHTCQGWLEGYLLTGRHGFFSCYEAFIHVIDSMFNQHAKWLKTTRDIHWRKQVPSLNYLLTSHVWRQDHNGFSHQDPGFLDHVVNKKSEVIRVYLPADANTLLSVTDHCLRSRHYVNVVVAGKQPALQYLTMDQAIKHCTKGVGIWDWASNDQGAEPDVVVACAGDVPTMEALAATDLLRQHFPDLKIRFVNVVDLMTLQPKVEHPHGLDDHEFDSVFTTDKPIVFAFHGYPWLIHRITYRRNGHDNLHVRGYVENGTTSTPFDMVVMNQVDRYSLAIDVIDRVPELAVKGAHVRQKFEDKLIEHKHYINEYGDDMPEVRDWKWPY, encoded by the coding sequence GTGGCTCAAAAAGCTCTTCCCAAGGACCTCATCGACAAGATGCACGCCTACTGGCGCGCAGCCAATTATCTGTCAGTTGGCCAGATTTACTTGCTCGATAACCCCCTCCTGAAAAAACCCCTCAAGCGCGAGCACGTCAAGCCGCGTCTGCTGGGTCACTGGGGGACGACACCAGGTCTGAACTTTGTTTACGTGCATTTGAACCGCGTCATCAAGGAACGCAGCCTGTCTGTGGCCTATATTGCCGGTCCTGGCCATGGTGGCCCGGGTCTGGTCGCCAATACCTGGCTGGAAGGCACCTACGGCGAGGTTTATCCAAGCATTGGCCAGACCGCAGATGGCATGCAGCGTCTGTTCAAGCAGTTCTCTTTCCCGGGCGGCATTCCGTCGCACGTGGCACCGGAAACCCCGGGCTCCATGCATGAAGGCGGCGAGCTGGGTTATTCGGTTTCTCACGCGTTTGGCGCGGCATTCGATAATCCGAACCTGGTCGTGGCCTGCGTGGTAGGCGATGGCGAAGCCGAAACCGGCCCGCTGGCAACCAGCTGGCACTCCAACAAGTACCTGCACCCGATTGACGACGGTTTTGTGCTGCCGATCCTGCATTTGAACGGCTACAAGATTGCCAACCCGACGCTGCTCTCGCGCATTCCGCATGACGAGCTGCAAAAGCTGTTCGAAGGCTACGGCTACAAGCCGCACTTTGTAGAAGTGGGCAAGGATGTCCATGACTACGCCGATATGCACCAGCGCTTTGCCGCGACGCTCGATACCGTGCTCGACGAGCTGGACGCAATCCGCAAGAACGCGCTCAAGGAACAAAAAGCCGGCAAGCCGCTGACCCGTCCGAAGTGGCCGATGATCATCCTGCGCAGCCCCAAGGGCTGGACTGGCCCGGTTGAAATTGACGGCAAGAAAGTGGAAGACTACTGGCGCAGCCACCAGGTGCCGTTCTCCGACATGACGCCGGAACACGTGAAAAACCTGGAAGACTGGCTCAAGAGCTACAAGCCCAAAGAGCTGTTCACCGATGACGGCGCGCTCAAGGCCGAACTGCAGGAACTCGCCCCCAAGGGTGAACTGCGCATGGGCGCCAACCCGCATGTGCATGGTCAGGTCACGCGTGATCTGAAAATGCCGGACTTCCGCAAATATGCAGTCGAAGTCAAAAAGCCGGGCACCATCAATGCCGAAGCAACCCGCGTCATGGGCAAGTTCCTGCGCGATGTGATGAAGGACAACCTGGACGCGAAGAACTTCCGTATCTTCGGCCCGGATGAAACCGCATCCAATCGCTGGCAAGACGTCTACGATGTGACCGGCAAGCAATGGCAGGCCGATTACAAGCCGGAAGATGCGGACAACGACTTCCTGGCGCAAAACGGCCGCGTGATGGAAATCCTGTCCGAGCACACTTGCCAGGGCTGGTTGGAAGGCTACCTGCTGACAGGCCGTCACGGCTTCTTCAGCTGCTACGAAGCCTTCATCCACGTCATTGATTCCATGTTCAACCAGCACGCCAAGTGGCTGAAAACCACGCGTGACATCCACTGGCGCAAGCAGGTGCCGTCGCTGAACTACCTGCTGACCAGCCACGTGTGGCGGCAGGATCACAACGGCTTCTCGCACCAGGATCCGGGCTTCCTGGATCACGTGGTGAACAAGAAGTCTGAAGTGATCCGGGTGTACCTGCCGGCCGATGCCAACACGCTGCTGTCGGTGACCGACCACTGCCTGCGTTCGCGTCATTATGTGAACGTGGTGGTTGCCGGCAAGCAACCGGCGCTGCAGTACCTGACCATGGATCAGGCCATCAAGCATTGCACCAAGGGCGTCGGCATCTGGGACTGGGCATCCAACGACCAGGGCGCTGAACCTGATGTGGTCGTGGCTTGCGCCGGCGACGTGCCGACCATGGAAGCACTGGCCGCGACCGATCTGCTGCGTCAGCACTTCCCGGATCTGAAGATCCGCTTTGTGAACGTGGTTGACCTGATGACCCTGCAACCGAAGGTGGAACACCCGCACGGTCTGGATGATCACGAGTTCGATTCGGTCTTCACGACCGACAAGCCGATCGTGTTCGCCTTCCACGGCTACCCGTGGCTGATCCACCGCATCACCTATCGCCGCAACGGTCACGACAACCTGCACGTGCGTGGTTATGTCGAAAACGGCACCACCTCCACCCCGTTCGACATGGTGGTGATGAACCAGGTTGACCGCTACTCGCTGGCGATTGACGTGATCGACCGCGTGCCGGAACTCGCCGTCAAGGGCGCCCATGTGCGTCAGAAGTTTGAAGACAAGCTCATTGAACACAAGCATTACATCAATGAGTATGGCGACGACATGCCGGAAGTGCGCGACTGGAAGTGGCCGTACTAA
- a CDS encoding sodium:proton antiporter codes for MPLLCKRLVPLLMMLPALAFGAEPAGASLSLAWTIPFAGMLLSIAVFPLVAPHLWHDHFGKIAAFWIALFLLPFAAVFGVDAALHNVVHALVGEYIPFILLLFALYTISGGILVWGTLRGSPALNTGLLALGTLLASVMGTTGAAMLLIRPLLKANAHRQHNVHVVVFFIFLVANIGGGLTPLGDPPLFLGFLQGVTFMWTVQHMLPSVAFCAAVLLTLFYFLDRHFWKRDPAPVATEKPQPVKLYGTWNMLLIAGVVGAVLMSGLWNSGVQIDIYGTAVDLQSLVRDALLLMLGLLSLWLTPKQIRAGNEFNWFPILEVAKLFAAIFITIAPAIAILRAGPEGHLSGLVSLVSNEMGEPVNGMYFWMTGLLSSFLDNAPTYLVFFNLAHGDAAHMMGPLASTLLAISMGAVFMGANTYIGNAPNFMVKAIAEQGKVKMPGFFGYMLWSGAILLPLFLLVTLIFFHF; via the coding sequence ATGCCACTTCTTTGCAAACGCCTTGTGCCACTGTTGATGATGTTGCCCGCACTCGCCTTTGGCGCAGAGCCTGCGGGGGCCAGCCTGTCGCTGGCATGGACCATTCCGTTTGCCGGCATGTTGTTGTCGATTGCCGTGTTCCCGCTGGTGGCGCCGCATTTGTGGCATGACCATTTCGGCAAGATTGCGGCTTTCTGGATTGCCTTGTTCCTGCTGCCGTTTGCCGCCGTCTTTGGCGTGGATGCCGCCCTGCATAACGTCGTACATGCACTGGTGGGCGAGTACATCCCGTTCATCTTGCTGCTGTTTGCGCTGTATACGATCTCTGGCGGCATTCTGGTCTGGGGCACGCTGCGTGGCTCGCCTGCGCTCAATACCGGTTTGCTGGCACTGGGCACACTGCTGGCGTCTGTCATGGGCACCACGGGTGCGGCCATGCTGCTGATCCGGCCTTTGCTCAAGGCCAATGCGCACCGCCAGCACAATGTTCATGTGGTGGTGTTCTTTATCTTCCTGGTGGCCAATATTGGTGGCGGGCTGACGCCGCTGGGTGATCCACCCCTGTTCCTGGGCTTTTTGCAGGGCGTGACGTTCATGTGGACGGTGCAGCACATGCTGCCGTCCGTGGCGTTTTGCGCGGCTGTTTTGCTCACCTTGTTCTATTTCCTGGATCGCCATTTCTGGAAACGTGACCCCGCCCCGGTCGCCACAGAAAAACCGCAGCCGGTCAAACTCTACGGCACCTGGAACATGCTGCTGATCGCCGGCGTTGTGGGTGCGGTGCTGATGTCCGGGCTGTGGAACAGCGGCGTGCAGATCGACATTTACGGTACAGCGGTTGATCTGCAAAGCCTGGTGCGCGACGCGCTGTTGCTGATGCTGGGGCTGCTTTCATTGTGGCTGACGCCAAAGCAGATTCGCGCCGGCAACGAGTTCAACTGGTTTCCGATCCTGGAAGTCGCCAAGCTGTTTGCGGCCATCTTCATTACCATCGCCCCGGCCATTGCCATTTTGCGCGCCGGGCCTGAAGGCCACCTGTCCGGCCTTGTCAGTCTGGTCAGTAACGAGATGGGGGAACCCGTCAACGGCATGTATTTCTGGATGACGGGCTTGCTGTCGAGCTTTCTGGATAACGCGCCGACCTACCTGGTGTTCTTCAACCTAGCGCATGGCGATGCGGCGCACATGATGGGCCCGTTGGCATCGACCCTGCTGGCGATCTCCATGGGTGCGGTTTTCATGGGTGCCAATACCTATATCGGCAATGCGCCCAACTTCATGGTCAAGGCCATTGCCGAGCAAGGCAAAGTGAAGATGCCCGGCTTCTTTGGTTACATGCTTTGGTCAGGTGCCATTTTGTTGCCGTTGTTCCTGCTGGTCACCCTGATCTTTTTCCACTTCTGA
- a CDS encoding DUF1254 domain-containing protein: MFKARQSLLVMAMIAASLAASPLAQAKDWPDPILKTAGTPENVAKGMEYDAYEQGLSAYIWGYPLVRMERVMREYIDVPDPKPATSYRAPMNQIGWARELATPKALDMPTANNDTAYLSAVVDLSHGPYVLSVPDTHDRYYVVDTFNMWQELEHYIGRRTTGTKAGRFALVGPGWKGKLPAGVKRLDIKTSKVWLWGRMRVSPGEDMSKLHALQDQFDLRPLSALGKKDWKAPAASLTPLPDIGDDPLGFYTQLAAVLKDNPVRPDDKALYGQFERIGLTDKGFDPSKLNDAQKKGLMRAVEDAPYIAVASVTQISESRQGWSFNKGMDNFGYNYPFRAVVAGPYLGGNGEKEAVYPLRYTDSQNQPLDGNNAYKVKFSGEPPNNAFWSLTIYDATTKMLIENPISRYKFGSDTPGIKKDADGGFTVTVSADKPTDGTNWLPAPKGGFYAILRIYQPKEEVLSGTWKLPEFEREAK, encoded by the coding sequence TTGTTTAAAGCTCGTCAATCGTTGTTGGTCATGGCCATGATTGCCGCAAGCCTGGCGGCTAGCCCGCTTGCCCAAGCCAAAGACTGGCCCGATCCAATACTGAAAACCGCCGGCACGCCGGAAAACGTCGCCAAAGGCATGGAATACGATGCCTACGAACAGGGCTTGTCGGCCTATATCTGGGGCTACCCGCTGGTGCGTATGGAACGCGTCATGCGCGAGTACATCGACGTACCCGATCCCAAGCCGGCCACCAGCTACCGCGCCCCGATGAACCAGATCGGCTGGGCGCGTGAACTGGCCACGCCCAAGGCGCTGGACATGCCGACCGCCAACAACGACACCGCCTACCTGAGCGCGGTGGTTGATCTGTCGCACGGCCCGTATGTGTTGTCGGTGCCCGATACCCACGACCGCTACTACGTGGTCGATACCTTCAACATGTGGCAAGAGCTGGAACACTATATCGGCCGCCGCACCACCGGCACCAAAGCCGGCCGCTTTGCGCTGGTGGGTCCGGGCTGGAAAGGCAAACTGCCCGCTGGCGTGAAACGGCTGGATATCAAAACCAGCAAGGTCTGGCTGTGGGGCCGCATGCGCGTTTCGCCGGGCGAGGACATGAGCAAGTTGCACGCCCTGCAAGACCAGTTTGATCTGCGTCCGCTGTCCGCGCTGGGCAAGAAAGACTGGAAAGCCCCGGCCGCCTCGCTGACACCGCTGCCGGATATCGGTGACGATCCGCTGGGTTTCTACACCCAACTGGCTGCCGTGCTGAAAGACAACCCGGTGCGCCCGGATGACAAAGCGCTCTACGGGCAATTTGAGCGCATTGGCTTGACCGACAAGGGCTTTGACCCGAGCAAACTCAACGACGCGCAAAAGAAAGGCTTGATGCGCGCCGTTGAAGATGCCCCGTACATTGCCGTGGCCTCGGTCACGCAGATATCCGAGTCCCGCCAGGGCTGGAGCTTCAACAAGGGCATGGACAATTTCGGGTACAACTATCCATTCCGGGCGGTGGTGGCCGGCCCGTACCTGGGTGGGAATGGCGAGAAAGAAGCGGTGTACCCGCTGCGTTATACCGACAGCCAGAACCAGCCGCTGGATGGCAACAACGCCTATAAGGTGAAGTTCTCGGGTGAGCCGCCCAACAACGCCTTCTGGTCGCTGACCATTTACGATGCCACGACCAAAATGCTGATCGAGAATCCCATCAGCCGGTACAAGTTTGGTAGCGACACCCCGGGCATCAAGAAAGACGCAGATGGTGGTTTTACCGTCACCGTCTCAGCCGACAAACCTACCGACGGCACCAACTGGTTGCCCGCACCCAAGGGCGGTTTCTACGCCATTCTGCGCATCTACCAGCCCAAGGAAGAAGTCTTGTCTGGCACGTGGAAGTTGCCCGAGTTTGAGCGCGAAGCCAAATAG
- a CDS encoding transporter, with protein sequence MRTRIQLVLPALSGMVLALSSAQAWSDSDSDLAQKLSNPVAALISVPFQFNYDDDIGPSRDGDKYLLNFQPVIPFHLNDEWNLISRTIVPVVSQSDVAPGAGSQSGIGDVVQSFFLSPQKPTESGLIWGVGPVLLLPTDTNKLLGAEKWGAGPTAVLLWQNHGWTYGALANHIWSFAGQSDRPEVNSTFLQPFLAYTTKDAWTYTLNTESTYDWTHRQWSVPINGMVSKLVKFGNQPVSLGGGVRYWAASPDSGAHGWGLRAVVTLLFPK encoded by the coding sequence ATGCGTACACGCATTCAACTTGTCTTGCCTGCCCTGAGCGGCATGGTACTGGCTCTATCTTCTGCCCAAGCCTGGTCTGACAGTGACTCAGACCTCGCGCAGAAGCTGAGCAACCCGGTGGCGGCTTTGATCAGCGTGCCCTTTCAGTTCAACTACGACGATGACATCGGCCCGTCGCGAGATGGCGACAAATATCTACTGAACTTCCAGCCGGTGATTCCGTTTCATCTGAATGATGAATGGAACCTGATTTCGCGCACCATTGTGCCAGTGGTCTCGCAAAGTGATGTCGCACCGGGTGCGGGCTCACAAAGCGGGATTGGCGACGTGGTGCAAAGCTTTTTCCTGTCGCCGCAAAAGCCCACTGAAAGTGGCCTGATCTGGGGCGTTGGCCCAGTGCTGCTGTTGCCCACCGACACCAACAAACTGCTGGGTGCCGAGAAATGGGGCGCTGGCCCTACCGCCGTTCTGCTCTGGCAAAACCACGGCTGGACCTACGGCGCGCTGGCCAACCATATCTGGTCTTTTGCCGGACAAAGCGACCGTCCCGAGGTGAACTCGACATTCTTGCAGCCCTTCCTGGCCTACACCACCAAGGATGCCTGGACCTACACCCTGAACACCGAATCCACCTATGACTGGACCCACCGGCAGTGGTCGGTACCCATCAATGGCATGGTCAGCAAACTCGTGAAGTTCGGCAACCAGCCGGTCAGTCTGGGCGGCGGCGTGCGTTACTGGGCCGCCTCGCCGGATTCCGGGGCGCATGGCTGGGGGCTGCGAGCGGTCGTGACCCTGCTGTTCCCCAAGTAA
- a CDS encoding tyrosine-type recombinase/integrase, with product METICKREAWNKGKLVGQKPPLRLKDIWTIRIYLQNTHAVRDLAMFNLAIDSKLRGCDLVSLRVRDIAHGSQVLPRAIVIQRKTQRPVQFEMTEPTRMAVSAWLDKTKLRGDQYLFPSRPAPAFHISTRQYARIVHHWADAAGLDSSVYGTHSMRRTKATLIYKRTKNLRAIQLLLGHSKLESTVRYLGIEVDDALEISEQTEI from the coding sequence ATGGAAACCATCTGTAAGCGAGAAGCCTGGAACAAGGGCAAGCTCGTGGGCCAGAAACCACCTCTCAGGTTGAAAGATATCTGGACGATTCGTATCTACCTTCAAAACACCCATGCTGTCCGCGACCTCGCCATGTTCAATTTGGCAATCGATAGCAAGTTGCGGGGGTGCGATCTCGTCAGTCTGCGCGTCCGCGATATCGCCCACGGGAGTCAAGTCCTTCCCCGAGCCATTGTCATTCAGAGAAAGACGCAAAGACCCGTACAGTTTGAAATGACTGAACCTACAAGAATGGCTGTCTCTGCCTGGTTGGACAAAACCAAACTGCGGGGAGATCAATATCTCTTTCCGAGCCGCCCAGCACCGGCGTTCCATATTTCAACACGGCAGTATGCGCGTATCGTGCATCACTGGGCTGACGCTGCCGGCCTTGACTCGTCGGTCTACGGGACACACTCGATGCGACGAACAAAAGCAACGCTGATCTACAAACGAACGAAAAACCTGCGTGCTATTCAACTGTTGCTTGGTCATTCCAAACTGGAAAGCACGGTCCGATACCTCGGTATCGAGGTGGATGATGCTCTGGAGATATCGGAGCAGACAGAAATATAG
- a CDS encoding IS3 family transposase → MYSYEDRLRAVQLYLKLGKRINATIRTLGYPTKNALKAWYREYQQGRDLPTGYVRLQSKYSADQKQVAVDHYLSHGCCAAATLRALGYPGRATLVAWIEERCPDIGKRPVGRVAGSVPKSREVRQTAVIALCTREESASRVAQKAGVSRPMLYNWKNQLLGREDPASMKRQKTPVSETERTALEQQVEFLRRNLRQLQLEHDILKKANELIKKETGVTLLRLGNREKTILVDALKQTYALPELLAASGLARSSYFYHRACQWLPDKYAAVRDAMTSIFHGNYRSYGYRRMHAVLRQGHARLSEKVVRRLMQEEQLVVHRTRRRGYSSYCGEIGHAPENLLARQFHARSPNEKWLTDITEFPLPSGKVYLSPVIDCFDGKVVSWSIGTRPDAQLANSMLDRAISTLATGDQPLIHSDRGGHYRWPGWVQRIQSAGLVRSMSRKACSPDNAACEGFFGRLKNEMFHGRNWTGITVEWFMQELDIYIRWYNERRIKLSLGGLSPVAYRQSLGIAT, encoded by the coding sequence ATGTATTCGTACGAAGACCGGTTACGAGCAGTCCAGCTCTACCTGAAGTTGGGCAAGCGCATCAACGCAACCATCCGCACACTGGGTTATCCAACAAAAAATGCACTCAAGGCCTGGTATCGCGAATATCAACAGGGCCGGGATCTGCCGACGGGCTATGTGCGTTTGCAGTCAAAATATTCCGCCGACCAGAAGCAGGTGGCGGTCGATCATTACCTGAGCCATGGCTGCTGTGCTGCCGCCACCTTGAGGGCGTTAGGCTATCCTGGCCGTGCGACGCTGGTTGCCTGGATTGAAGAACGATGTCCTGACATCGGCAAACGCCCTGTCGGGCGGGTCGCGGGCAGCGTTCCGAAATCCCGGGAGGTCCGGCAGACGGCCGTCATTGCATTGTGCACCCGAGAAGAAAGTGCGAGCCGGGTTGCTCAAAAGGCAGGCGTGAGCAGGCCGATGCTCTACAACTGGAAGAACCAGTTACTCGGTCGGGAGGATCCCGCATCCATGAAACGCCAGAAGACACCCGTATCGGAGACTGAACGTACGGCACTGGAACAACAGGTCGAATTCCTTCGACGCAACCTCCGTCAACTACAGCTTGAACACGACATCCTGAAGAAGGCGAATGAGCTGATAAAAAAAGAAACGGGCGTCACCCTGCTGCGCTTGGGCAACCGGGAGAAGACGATACTGGTTGACGCCCTGAAACAGACTTACGCGCTCCCTGAGTTGTTGGCCGCATCAGGGCTGGCCCGCAGTTCGTACTTCTATCACCGGGCGTGTCAGTGGCTCCCGGACAAATATGCAGCGGTGCGTGATGCCATGACCAGTATCTTCCATGGCAACTACCGCAGCTATGGCTACCGGCGCATGCACGCCGTCCTGCGCCAGGGTCATGCCCGTCTCTCTGAAAAAGTGGTGCGTCGCCTGATGCAGGAGGAGCAGCTTGTCGTTCACCGGACGCGTCGCCGCGGTTACAGTTCTTACTGCGGAGAGATTGGCCATGCGCCGGAGAATCTGCTGGCCAGGCAGTTCCATGCCCGGTCACCGAACGAGAAGTGGCTGACGGACATCACTGAATTCCCGCTGCCGTCGGGCAAGGTGTATCTCTCGCCCGTGATCGATTGTTTTGATGGCAAAGTAGTCAGCTGGTCCATCGGCACCCGGCCGGATGCGCAACTGGCGAACAGTATGCTGGATCGTGCCATCAGTACGCTGGCCACTGGCGATCAGCCGTTGATTCACAGTGACCGGGGTGGGCATTACCGATGGCCAGGCTGGGTGCAACGGATCCAGTCGGCCGGTCTCGTCCGTTCGATGTCCCGCAAGGCCTGTTCCCCCGACAATGCAGCCTGCGAAGGCTTCTTCGGACGGTTGAAAAACGAGATGTTCCATGGCCGCAACTGGACCGGTATCACTGTGGAATGGTTCATGCAGGAGCTGGACATCTACATCCGCTGGTACAACGAGCGCCGTATCAAGCTGTCACTGGGCGGCCTGAGCCCGGTGGCCTACCGGCAGTCCCTGGGGATTGCAACGTAA
- a CDS encoding VOC family protein gives MKYLHTMVRVTDLEASLFFYRDALGLLEISRKEYEKGRFTLVYLAAPGDEEAQVELTYNWDPETYTGGRNFGHLAYEVNDIYATCAKLESLGVTILRPPRDGRMAFVRSPDGISIELLQGGEALPPAEPWVSKPNIGAW, from the coding sequence ATGAAGTACTTACACACAATGGTTCGTGTAACGGACCTGGAAGCCTCTTTATTTTTCTACCGCGATGCCTTGGGTCTCTTGGAAATTAGTCGCAAAGAGTATGAAAAAGGAAGATTCACGCTTGTTTACCTAGCGGCGCCAGGGGATGAAGAAGCGCAAGTTGAGTTGACTTACAACTGGGACCCAGAAACCTACACCGGGGGTCGCAACTTCGGCCACCTCGCCTACGAAGTGAATGACATCTATGCGACCTGTGCAAAGCTGGAAAGCCTCGGCGTGACAATCTTGCGCCCCCCGCGAGACGGCCGAATGGCGTTCGTGAGATCCCCTGATGGAATTTCAATTGAACTTCTGCAAGGTGGCGAGGCTCTCCCTCCAGCTGAACCTTGGGTTTCCAAGCCCAATATCGGTGCCTGGTAA